A stretch of Palaemon carinicauda isolate YSFRI2023 chromosome 34, ASM3689809v2, whole genome shotgun sequence DNA encodes these proteins:
- the LOC137626460 gene encoding uncharacterized protein isoform X1 → MDHSYVSRQLSSVDPDQTNSIQRSPVSRRIVRSRSVSESGHNSSAASDTSPRLASLATPGRPSANLHVDLQTARQRKTRHHSGKGMPGGRNTREGRLPYVEGSQGRKLLQHSGASAGSDEDDDSAEGRKLRPPPLPDIMHDWEIIVKSLKASERREKLEGNRDSSAVGEKNCGSVTAEVKSELKPPDQSVSVNRKLDFLDGGERKNEQSPAPESSKKAKVAEADSDKENSQVSPTVPESKHSGSGEVAREDAEVEPAVEDKSEPERVENNYPTPSSSEASDSEGKKKMIKEGLVSGSKESGRGTEPKKPVLHRPGRKRTLSSEKTGDQVKQPSEDSAVDVGKSANDRLPKATSPVESRVGFKMKVKTKVSSNFVEGISAVVAKKGKVVVEREKEGKMPGKVDANTISSKDLNENENSKVKTNQEKEEARGEVGTHAKKDLKEELESNESKETEKETGSNSLALNSTNSSDVSQESKAVVDGVMSGKSLIDAICRNVRRVSGHSTEEKSNDAEYSPEGERNKTRESKRKLSSSKNDDDIEACEGSTTFSQAEEPPPEDISSSIITPPSSAEYNDDDAKGDIYEESGYKTPDHSTTTLTSPPRDTDDNATRAVEVTESSDCDRRSDMEVTTLDETVPGKGGEETSPATEDDDIQDDVGDRTHLTEREFKDLFGSSDDENYANDFEGFEVSSLDWDDDEADIPFEGFSPPESEVKPQGLGKSDKLVCHKCQLIFNSVAESRQHRRVGHKRIYKCVFDEGMCGKFTGAVNYHAHLWEHHEFIVKKMVEDLTHDVLKGVLAGPLQGIAEPCELCLCLLIPPVRQIHELLIHGLMTSVLSLTCTSPQASAWWTGRGIAWTCHQCRSRSHFLMICAPHAFPKIVANHRSNVHLEQGNLMLAWWLILRLLSALPSYDRSALSSVLSFGIHNNPNAAICLKCKQGFQSGGKPKLYESRGMCHFCTRVVLESLSCWFNCGYCTDSSEELIQHLLANHSSEITPGWCVLCGQWASSLLAHGQSHDQDPQLFVKCHFCAAILKKDTLSCAVHSWIHHTFRCPFPTCAAMIGRASDDSKVSHSIAPTSSRLKSHISTSHLFGCNTLGDVSSVLQWIQTARGGLLTAQEAQSLNMEWHSHTGELFSLVDYGHHLSPASVVIVVINCVLCGQPHSHSLRITDAQPSAVCQQCQYGLQRCRNGPPWSCPIQSCKVVFNQSFELYNHLIEPRPHPEAIKPNLKHCVLPGRCVKCYGNKIYVSLLEQFIHHIESHTLACLVCPSVHTTISALLQHRSVFHGLKNWEYVWTYLDTRQKKKSGNCEESQLEQIKDSCVMLVGTREDGRIVVQNDRMLCSASLYDPAKLLENESEEDIGENLEGTSEMEETDEDGTNQGWCGSLCTVSMSPHNPHKQAPSPAPDLPSLSRSPLVSENNREKADSQPSSPSKPDEVMEEEKMEEIEEEKDMTDLLAPAMTMYEDDDPRIPSDSSDDDSSSEPPLQIDTAAASPNSPRRSCSASPRSTSSQNCNAYNAPVEKDFKEVRQPDSPAGEVTDPPAPAAAVSGPPSTVTAPEKVALSKQGSTAVETSDSGGTPTFGFVETLNSVVVQTIRNMTEALTEQLHHKEDEKPKPARVKPPPPPPPAVIEKPPIPVAKPDFVETPPRKKATKEKVTRSRGEPKPLPKGLGENADINIESMGENILRDLNDKFTGQCVGCGVSVLIPRLAQHIQEAHPNALANCTCGSFQGELHSFLVHSFHLSHLPSEARPFVFAAEDGSQRTMVVLEARVSQPVNSFPCFKCGKRFKQEKSRQLHYNLCKLEKKFECEVCGEKFVRDHHLTKHKEWKHNPQTCPHCGKGFTSEVSLTQHVLHIHKKQLNHKCDHCGDRFSAKSRLRVHARIHTGERPHNCSYCSKAFVSRNLLTKHIVADHPKPALNYDSDSSEDLTKYKSRKHRTSTDKPAGEKIYTSDSDSDSSAPDDKNARETIPVPKQDEEDDKIAEKEFQTRLLMLAMTESDLDTTDTDDDKTATSSNKTSPGKQPVKQKLSVDQEYSDEKDDDDDAQETAARRTLAEQRRKHLVDASSGAVGAVGGTLNSSGESPVVRAEMAELVDRVVGLRCTPCHLSWKESGGKLLHMYLVHPQLVLNLGLGQCAFCNYTFSTADDINDHHLAHHQRAMIPNGTFRCLCGLVFREEGAYYFHLYYAHKAQRALNVGGEIVCRVCEGRPRLNKIVDLVVHLSDTHTMFDHVRVNDAYICNFCYKAFESWTVLSLHFFMVHKATKSQTLSYDCPYCEGASPWHSLEALQYHLDNVHPAKQRVRKVTENRSSIYKSAQGTETPTPKRDRKRKLPEGSGETPAKKKKMPKKSQESVREADETLYCICQCPYDEVSDMIGCDNPSCRYQWFHFECVGIMAAPEGNWYCPECTTTLKSSHKQQQQQPKHQQQQQQQQQPHADLYEYYSSYDTDQQQQQPGSTSQRQRTSSSSSSSSSSSSSSSDSSSSSSSSDSSSENENNEN, encoded by the exons ATGGATCACAGCTACGTCAGTCGCCAGCTGTCGTCGGTCGACCCGGATCAAACTAACAGCATCCAGCg GTCTCCTGTCAGTCGGCGGATAGTACGTTCGCGCAGCGTGTCGGAGTCCGGCCACAACTCGTCCGCGGCGTCGGACACCTCTCCAAGGTTGGCCTCCCTCGCCACCCCCGGGAGGCCCTCTGCCAACTTGCATGTAGATCTGCAGACGGCCAGGCAGCGGAAGACTCGACATCACAGTGGCAAGGGCATGCCAGGTGGCCGTAACACGAGGGAGGGAAGGCTGCCGTACGTTGAAGGAAGTCAGGGAAGGAAGTTGTTGCAGCACTCCGGTGCTTCCGCCGGGTCGGACGAGGATGACGACTCCGCCGAGGGAAGGAAACTGCGTCCGCCTCCCCTTCCGGACATCATGCACGACTGGGAGATCATCGTGAAGTCCTTGAAAGCCAGCGAACGGAGAGAAAAGCTCGAGGGGAATCGGGACTCTAGTGCTGTCGGGGAGAAGAACTGTGGCAGTGTAACGGCGGAAGTCAAATCCGAACTTAAACCCCCAGACCAAAGTGTGAGTGTGAATCGTAAGTTAGATTTCTTAGACGGCGGCGAACGTAAGAACGAACAGTCCCCGGCGCCCGAGTCCAGCAAGAAGGCGAAGGTAGCCGAGGCCGATAGCGACAAAGAGAACTCTCAGGTTTCGCCGACTGTTCCCGAGAGCAAACATTCGGGAAGTGGTGAAGTAGCGAGGGAAGATGCAGAAGTGGAGCCTGCCGTAGAGGACAAGTCGGAGCCAGAACGTGTCGAGAATAACTACCCGACACCGAGTAGTTCGGAAGCGAGTGATagtgaaggaaagaagaaaatgatTAAGGAAGGGTTAGTGTCAGGCAGTAAGGAAAGTGGGAGGGGAACAGAGCCTAAGAAGCCGGTGCTTCATAGGCCCGGAAGAAAAAGAACACTTTCCTCCGAGAAAACTGGTGATCAAGTTAAACAACCTAGCGAGGACAGTGCCGTAGACGTTGGTAAGAGTGCTAACGACAGACTTCCCAAGGCTACGTCTCCCGTAGAAAGTCGTGTGGGGtttaaaatgaaagtgaaaactaaGGTCTCTTCGAATTTCGTGGAAGGAATCTCGGCTGTGGTTGCTAAGAAGGGGAAAGTAGTAgttgaaagagaaaaagaagggaAGATGCCGGGTAAAGTTGATGCGAATACAATTTCTTCAAAGGATTTAAACGAGAATGAGAACAGCAAAGTGAAAACTAACCAGGAGAAGGAAGAAGCTCGAGGTGAAGTCGGCACTCATGCAAAAAAGGATTTGAAGGAGGAACTCGAATCGAATGAGAGCAAAGAGACGGAGAAGGAAACTGGAAGCAACTCTCTCGCATTAAATAGTACAAATTCTTCCGACGTAAGTCAGGAAAGTAAAGCGGTGGTCGATGGTGTCATGTCCGGAAAATCCTTGATTGACGCAATATGCAGAAACGTCAGAAGGGTCTCCGGTCATAGTACGGAAGAAAAGAGCAATGACGCTGAATATAGTCCTGAAGGCGAGAGGAATAAAACCAGAGAGTCGAAAAGGAAATTATCCTCGAGTAAGAACGACGACGATATCGAAGCATGCGAGGGATCTACTACTTTTAGCCAAGCTGAGGAACCCCCACCAGAGGACATCAGTTCATCGATCATAACCCCACCGAGCAGCGCGGAATATAACGACGACGACGCCAAAGGGGACATCTATGAAGAGAGTGGTTATAAGACCCCAGACCATTCAACCACGACCTTGACCTCCCCGCCCCGAGATACAGACGATAACGCAACACGTGCAGTCGAGGTTACCGAGTCTTCGGATTGCGACCGGAGATCTGATATGGAAGTCACCACATTGGACGAGACTGTTCcgggcaaaggaggagaagaaacgAGTCCCGCAACCGAAGATGACGACATTCAGGACGACGTTGGCGATAGAACTCACCTCACGGAAAGAGAGTTCAAGGACTTGTTCGGTTCGTCCGACGATGAAAACTACGCAAATGATTTCGAAGGGTTTGAGGTCAGCAGCCTTGACTGGGACGACGACGAAGCCGACATACCGTTCGAAGGTTTCTCGCCTCCCGAGTCCGAGGTGAAACCCCAGGGTTTGGGTAAATCGGATAAACTTGTCTGCCACAAGTGTCAGTTGATTTTCAACTCTGTGGCGGAGTCTCGCCAGCATAGACGCGTCGGACACAAGAGAATATATAAGTGCGTCTTCGATGAGGGCATGTGTGGGAAGTTCACCGGAGCTGTGAACTATCACGCCCACTTGTGGGAACACCACGAGTTCATAGTGAAGAAGATGGTGGAGGATTTGACTCATGATGTATTAAAGGGCGTGTTAGCAGGGCCTCTTCAGGGCATCGCCGAGCCGTGCGAATTGTGCCTGTGTCTCTTGATTCCGCCTGTGAGACAAATACACGAGCTTCTCATACACGGCCTCATGACGAGCGTCTTGTCTCTGACCTGCACTTCGCCGCAGGCGAGCGCTTGGTGGACCGGACGAGGCATTGCCTGGACTTGCCATCAGTGTCGATCAAGGTCCCATTTCTTGATGATCTGCGCCCCGCACGCTTTCCCGAAAATTGTAGCCAACCACCGTTCGAATGTCCATCTCGAACAAGGAAACTTGATGCTCGCCTGGTGGCTCATTCTCAGGCTTCTAAGTGCTCTTCCGAGTTATGACCGTTCGGCCTTGTCCAGCGTCCTGAGTTTTGGTATCCACAACAATCCGAACGCGGCCATTTGCTTAAAGTGCAAACAGGGTTTCCAGTCGGGCGGAAAGCCGAAGCTGTACGAGTCCCGCGGAATGTGCCACTTCTGCACTCGAGTAGTTCTGGAGAGTCTGTCGTGCTGGTTCAATTGTGGCTACTGCACCGATTCCTCCGAGGAGTTGATTCAACACCTGCTGGCCAATCATTCTAGCGAGATTACTCCCGGATGGTGCGTGTTGTGCGGCCAGTGGGCCAGTTCACTCTTGGCTCACGGACAGTCGCACGACCAAGACCCTCAGCTCtttgtcaagtgccatttttgcgCTGCCATCCTGAAGAAGGACACTTTATCTTGTGCCGTTCACTCTTGGATACACCACACTTTCAGATGTCCATTCCCAACTTGCGCTGCCATGATCGGACGCGCCTCGGACGACAGTAAAGTGTCCCACTCGATAGCGCCCACTTCGAGTCGTTTGAAGAGCCACATAAGCACGAGCCACCTCTTTGGCTGCAACACTCTAGGAGATGTGTCCTCAGTTTTACAGTGGATCCAGACAGCTCGGGGAGGACTCCTGACTGCTCAGGAGGCGCAGAGCCTCAACATGGAATGGCACAGCCACACAGGGGAGCTCTTTTCATTAGTGGACTATGGTCATCATCTTAGCCCAGCCTCGGTGGTCATAGTAGTGATTAATTGCGTACTGTGCGGCCAACCCCACAGCCATTCTCTGCGTATTACGGATGCCCAGCCGAGTGCCGTCTGTCAGCAGTGCCAGTACGGGTTGCAACGCTGCCGTAACGGGCCTCCCTGGTCTTGCCCCATTCAGTCGTGTAAGGTCGTGTTTAACCAATCCTTTGAGCTGTACAACCATCTCATCGAGCCCCGGCCTCACCCAGAGGCCATCAAGCCTAACCTCAAACACTGCGTGCTCCCTGGGCGATGCGTCAAGTGCTACGGAAACAAGATTTACGTGAGTCTTTTGGAACAGTTCATACACCACATCGAGTCTCACACTTTGGCATGCTTAGTCTGCCCCTCAGTACACACGACTATTTCAGCCCTCCTTCAGCACCGGTCTGTTTTCCACGGTCTTAAGAACTGGGAGTATGTGTGGACTTACCTGGACACTCGGCAGAAAAAGAAAAGCGGAAACTGTGAGGAAAGTCAGTTGGAACAAATAAAGGATTCCTGCGTGATGCTTGTGGGAACTCGCGAAGACGGAAGAATTGTAGTACAAAACGATAGAATGCTGTGTTCGGCATCCCTATACGATCCAGCTAAACTTCTCGAGAACGAATCAGAGGAAGACATTGGGGAAAATCTCGAGGGAACATCtgaaatggaggagacggatgaAGACGGAACGAATCAGGGATGGTGTGGTTCGTTGTGTACAGTCTCCATGTCTCCTCACAATCCTCACAAGCAAGCACCGTCACCTGCCCCTGATTTGCCTTCTTTGAGTAGGAGTCCCTTAGTGTCGGAAAATAACCGGGAGAAGGCCGACAGCCAACCCAGTTCACCTTCAAAGCCAGACGAAGTGATGGAAGAAGAGAAAATGGAAgagatagaagaagaaaaagatatgaCAGATTTATTGGCACCTGCAATGACCATGTATGAGGACGACGACCCCAGAATTCCCTCCGACAGTAGCGACGACGACAGTAGCAGCGAGCCCCCGTTGCAGATCGACACGGCTGCCGCCTCCCCAAACTCGCCTCGTAGGTCTTGCTCTGCAAGCCCGAGATCAACTTCTAGTCAGAACTGTAATGCGTATAATGCTCCAGTAGAAAAGGATTTCAAAGAGGTGCGACAGCCCGATTCTCCTGCCGGCGAAGTCACAGATCCCCCTGCACCAGCTGCTGCTGTTTCTGGTCCTCCCTCGACCGTCACAGCTCCAGAAAAAGTAGCATTGTCGAAGCAAGGAAGCACTGCGGTGGAGACATCCGATTCAGGCGGTACACCTACCTTTGGATTTGTAGAAACCCTCAACAGCGTTGTGGTGCAGACAATACGGAATATGACGGAGGCCTTGACTGAGCAGCTGCACCATAAGGAGGACGAGAAACCCAAGCCGGCGAGAGTGAAGCCGCCGCCCCCTCCTCCCCCGGCTGTCATTGAGAAACCTCCCATTCCAGTCGCCAAACCAGACTTTGTCGAAACACCGCCCAGGAAGAAAGCCACGAAAGAAAAAGTAACCAGAAGCCGAGGAGAGCCAAAGCCCCTGCCGAAAGGATTGGGTGAAAATGCCGACATCAATATAGAATCAATGGGAGAAAATATTTTGAGAGATTTGAACGACAAGTTCACCGGGCAGTGTGTCGGATGCGGGGTCAGCGTGCTGATACCTCGGCTTGCCCAGCACATACAGGAAGCCCATCCCAACGCTCTCGCGAATTGTACTTGTGGGTCGTTTCAGGGAGAACTGCACTCTTTCCTAGTCCATTCCTTCCACTTGTCTCACCTTCCCAGTGAAGCTCGGCCGTTCGTCTTCGCCGCCGAAGACGGCTCGCAGAGGACGATGGTGGTCTTGGAAGCTCGTGTCAGTCAGCCGGTGAATTCCTTCCCGTGCTTCAAGTGTGGCAAGAGATTCAAGCAGGAGAAGTCGAGGCAACTTCACTACAATCTCTGCAAACTAGAGAAGAAGTTCGAGTGCGAAGTCTGCGGGGAGAAGTTTGTGCGGGACCACCACCTCACGAAGCACAAGGAGTGGAAGCACAACCCTCAGACGTGTCCCCACTGCGGGAAGGGCTTTACCTCCGAAGTGTCTCTCACTCAGCACGTACTCCACATCCACAAGAAGCAGTTAAACCACAAATGCGATCACTGTGGCGATCGGTTCAGTGCCAAGTCTCGCCTCCGCGTACACGCCCGAATTCACACAGGCGAGAGACCGCATAACTGCTCGTACTGCTCCAAGGCTTTCGTATCGAGAAATCTTCTGACCAAGCACATCGTGGCAGACCACCCAAAGCCTGCCCTGAACTACGACTCTGATTCCAGCGAAGATCTTACCAAGTACAAAAGTCGCAAACACCGAACCTCCACGGACAAGCCGGCCGGAGAGAAGATCTACACGAGCGATTCTGATTCCGATTCGTCGGCGCCGGACGACAAAAACGCCAGAGAAACCATTCCCGTACCCAAGCAGGACGAGGAGGATGACAAGATTGCCGAGAAGGAGTTTCAGACTCGTCTGCTCATGCTGGCCATGACGGAGTCGGATCTGGACACCACCGACACAGATGACGATAAGACGGCCACTTCGAGTAACAAAACTTCTCCCGGTAAGCAGCCCGTCAAACAGAAACTGTCCGTTGATCAGGAATACAGCGACGaaaaagacgacgacgacgacgcccAAGAGACAGCAGCTCGCAGGACTCTTGCCGAACAGAGAAGAAAACACTTGGTGGATGCATCCAGTGGGGCCGTGGGAGCGGTTGGGGGAACATTGAATTCCAGTGGCGAATCGCCTGTGGTGAGGGCGGAAATGGCAGAGTTAGTGGACAGGGTAGTCGGGTTGCGATGCACTCCGTGCCATCTGTCGTGGAAGGAATCCGGTGGTAAATTACTCCATATGTATTTAGTTCATCCACAATTAGTTCTTAATCTAGGCCTGGGGCAATGTGCGTTTTGTAATTACACGTTCAGCACGGCAGACGACATAAATGACCACCACCTCGCGCACCACCAGCGTGCCATGATACCTAACGGAACCTTTCGATGTCTGTGCGGCCTGGTGTTCCGCGAAGAAGGGGCGTATTACTTCCACCTCTATTATGCCCACAAGGCGCAGCGCGCGCTGAACGTGGGCGGCGAAATAGTGTGTCGCGTGTGTGAAGGTCGACCTCGCTTGAATAAGATAGTGGACTTGGTGGTTCATTTGAGCGACACACACACGATGTTCGATCATGTCCGTGTGAATGATGCCTACATCTGCAATTTCTGTTACAAAGCCTTTGAATCCTGGACTGTGTTGAGTTTACACTTTTTTATGGTCCACAAAGCTACGAAAAGCCAGACACTGAGCTACGACTGTCCGTACTGCGAAGGGGCGTCCCCTTGGCATTCGCTAGAAGCCTTGCAGTACCATCTAGATAACGTCCACCCTGCAAAGCAGCGCGTTCGTAAAGTTACGGAAAATCGTTCGAGCATATACAAGTCGGCCCAAGGCACCGAAACGCCCACGCCCAAGAGAGACAGGAAGCGTAAGCTTCCGGAAGGCAGCGGCGAGACTCCCGCCAAGAAAAAGAAGATGCCCAAGAAATCGCAGGAATCGGTCCGGGAGGCAGACGAAACGTTGTACTGCATCTGCCAGTGTCCGTACGACGAAGTGTCCGACATGATAGGCTGCGACAATCCGTCTTGCCGGTACCAGTGGTTCCACTTTGAATGCGTTGGCATCATGGCTGCACCAGAGGGCAATTGGTACTGTCCCGAATGCACCACAACCTTGAAATCATCTCacaagcaacagcagcagcaaccgAAAcatcagcaacagcaacagcaacaacaacaaccccacGCCGACCTGTACGAATATTACAGCAGCTACGACACGGACCAGCAACAGCAGCAGCCGGGCAGCACGTCGCAGCGACAGCGTACTtcgtcctcttcctcctcctcctcctcgtcttcgtcATCCTCGAGCGACTCCTCGTCTTCGTCGTCCAGCAGCGACTCGAGCAGCGAGAACGAAAATAACGAgaactga